From the Phyllopteryx taeniolatus isolate TA_2022b chromosome 16, UOR_Ptae_1.2, whole genome shotgun sequence genome, one window contains:
- the LOC133466414 gene encoding uncharacterized protein LOC133466414 isoform X7, translating into MLSSFDVSADASLPLTASAAILACAVVLALICLRCRDDGSPGARDDVSIREASNTDEYVTSAHFRLVRQPLLLRIAAVGAAEDPTWTPQRAKVTIATRTPTMDFPESSTGDYLIVLPEGEAPGTDRSGASTPSSGEPHDYENVRERTQHSPTGCRTRTLTDRLTVCLTVLLNGLCSSDDRDYLNVIPLPQGGETPSSSSSSQNDDDDSDDSDGEGKYVNEASVSTVKFCKLSVQTSRQSHAASIS; encoded by the exons ATGTTGTCTTCCTTTGAC GTTTCCGCGGACGCGTCGCTTCCGCTGACGGCGTCGGCCGCCATTTTGGCGTGCGCCGTGGTCCTGGCGTTGATTTGCCTGCGCTGCAGGGACGACGGGTCACCCGGTGCGcgtgatgatg TTTCCATCCGGGAAGCGAGCAACACCGACGAGTACGTCAC ATCCGCTCACTTCAGACTCGTCCGCCAAC CATTACTGCTTCGGATCGCGGCAGTCGGCGCAGCAGAAGATCCGACCTGGACCCCACAGAGAGCG AAAGTAACCATAGCTACCAGAACTCCTACGATG GACTTCCCGGAATCCTCTACCGGGGATTACTT AATCGTGTTGCCAGAAGGCGAGGCTCCTGGGACCGATCGTAGCGGCGCGTCCACGCCGAGCTCAG GTGAACCCCACGACTACGAAAACGTCCGTGAGCGCACGCAGCACTCTCCAACAGGTTGCCGCACTCGCACCCTGACGGACCGCCTGACCGTCTGTCTTACTGTCTTACTTAACGGTCTCTGCTCCTCAGACGACAGAGACTACCTGAACGTGATTCCGCTGCCCCAAGGAG GAGAgacgccgtcgtcgtcgtcgtcgtcccaAAATGACGACGACGACAGTGACGACAGCGACGGCGAGGGGAAGTACGTCAATGAAGCCAGCGTGAGTACAGTTAAGTTCTGCAAGCTTTCCGTCCAGACGTCCCGTCAATCACACGCGGCGAGCATCAGCTGA
- the LOC133466414 gene encoding uncharacterized protein LOC133466414 isoform X5, which produces MLSSFDVSADASLPLTASAAILACAVVLALICLRCRDDGSPGARDDGDDDATSCHLGVQLNCFFPCVPRHQFPSGKRATPTSTSHHATARLNSDLLSPFITASDRGSRRSRRSDLDPTESESNHSYQNSYDEQDFPESSTGDYLIVLPEGEAPGTDRSGASTPSSGEPHDYENVRERTQHSPTDDRDYLNVIPLPQGGETPSSSSSSQNDDDDSDDSDGEGKYVNEASVSTVKFCKLSVQTSRQSHAASIS; this is translated from the exons ATGTTGTCTTCCTTTGAC GTTTCCGCGGACGCGTCGCTTCCGCTGACGGCGTCGGCCGCCATTTTGGCGTGCGCCGTGGTCCTGGCGTTGATTTGCCTGCGCTGCAGGGACGACGGGTCACCCGGTGCGcgtgatgatggtgatgatgatgccaCTTCCTGTCATCTGGGCGTCCAACTCAACTGTTTTTTCCCTTGTGTTCCCCGTCACCAGTTTCCATCCGGGAAGCGAGCAACACCGACGAGTACGTCAC ATCACGCTACAGCTCGCCTGAACTCTGACCTGCTGTCACCTTT CATTACTGCTTCGGATCGCGGCAGTCGGCGCAGCAGAAGATCCGACCTGGACCCCACAGAGAGCG AAAGTAACCATAGCTACCAGAACTCCTACGATG AACAGGACTTCCCGGAATCCTCTACCGGGGATTACTT AATCGTGTTGCCAGAAGGCGAGGCTCCTGGGACCGATCGTAGCGGCGCGTCCACGCCGAGCTCAG GTGAACCCCACGACTACGAAAACGTCCGTGAGCGCACGCAGCACTCTCCAACAG ACGACAGAGACTACCTGAACGTGATTCCGCTGCCCCAAGGAG GAGAgacgccgtcgtcgtcgtcgtcgtcccaAAATGACGACGACGACAGTGACGACAGCGACGGCGAGGGGAAGTACGTCAATGAAGCCAGCGTGAGTACAGTTAAGTTCTGCAAGCTTTCCGTCCAGACGTCCCGTCAATCACACGCGGCGAGCATCAGCTGA
- the LOC133466414 gene encoding uncharacterized protein LOC133466414 isoform X6 — MLSSFDVSADASLPLTASAAILACAVVLALICLRCRDDGSPGARDDVSIREASNTDEYVTSAHFRLVRQHHATARLNSDLLSPFITASDRGSRRSRRSDLDPTESEQDFPESSTGDYLIVLPEGEAPGTDRSGASTPSSGEPHDYENVRERTQHSPTGCRTRTLTDRLTVCLTVLLNGLCSSDDRDYLNVIPLPQGGETPSSSSSSQNDDDDSDDSDGEGKYVNEASVSTVKFCKLSVQTSRQSHAASIS, encoded by the exons ATGTTGTCTTCCTTTGAC GTTTCCGCGGACGCGTCGCTTCCGCTGACGGCGTCGGCCGCCATTTTGGCGTGCGCCGTGGTCCTGGCGTTGATTTGCCTGCGCTGCAGGGACGACGGGTCACCCGGTGCGcgtgatgatg TTTCCATCCGGGAAGCGAGCAACACCGACGAGTACGTCAC ATCCGCTCACTTCAGACTCGTCCGCCAAC ATCACGCTACAGCTCGCCTGAACTCTGACCTGCTGTCACCTTT CATTACTGCTTCGGATCGCGGCAGTCGGCGCAGCAGAAGATCCGACCTGGACCCCACAGAGAGCG AACAGGACTTCCCGGAATCCTCTACCGGGGATTACTT AATCGTGTTGCCAGAAGGCGAGGCTCCTGGGACCGATCGTAGCGGCGCGTCCACGCCGAGCTCAG GTGAACCCCACGACTACGAAAACGTCCGTGAGCGCACGCAGCACTCTCCAACAGGTTGCCGCACTCGCACCCTGACGGACCGCCTGACCGTCTGTCTTACTGTCTTACTTAACGGTCTCTGCTCCTCAGACGACAGAGACTACCTGAACGTGATTCCGCTGCCCCAAGGAG GAGAgacgccgtcgtcgtcgtcgtcgtcccaAAATGACGACGACGACAGTGACGACAGCGACGGCGAGGGGAAGTACGTCAATGAAGCCAGCGTGAGTACAGTTAAGTTCTGCAAGCTTTCCGTCCAGACGTCCCGTCAATCACACGCGGCGAGCATCAGCTGA
- the LOC133466414 gene encoding uncharacterized protein LOC133466414 isoform X9 has translation MLSSFDVSADASLPLTASAAILACAVVLALICLRCRDDGSPVSIREASNTDEYVTSAHFRLVRQPLLLRIAAVGAAEDPTWTPQRAKVTIATRTPTMDFPESSTGDYLIVLPEGEAPGTDRSGASTPSSGEPHDYENVRERTQHSPTGCRTRTLTDRLTVCLTVLLNGLCSSDDRDYLNVIPLPQGGETPSSSSSSQNDDDDSDDSDGEGKYVNEASVSTVKFCKLSVQTSRQSHAASIS, from the exons ATGTTGTCTTCCTTTGAC GTTTCCGCGGACGCGTCGCTTCCGCTGACGGCGTCGGCCGCCATTTTGGCGTGCGCCGTGGTCCTGGCGTTGATTTGCCTGCGCTGCAGGGACGACGGGTCACCCG TTTCCATCCGGGAAGCGAGCAACACCGACGAGTACGTCAC ATCCGCTCACTTCAGACTCGTCCGCCAAC CATTACTGCTTCGGATCGCGGCAGTCGGCGCAGCAGAAGATCCGACCTGGACCCCACAGAGAGCG AAAGTAACCATAGCTACCAGAACTCCTACGATG GACTTCCCGGAATCCTCTACCGGGGATTACTT AATCGTGTTGCCAGAAGGCGAGGCTCCTGGGACCGATCGTAGCGGCGCGTCCACGCCGAGCTCAG GTGAACCCCACGACTACGAAAACGTCCGTGAGCGCACGCAGCACTCTCCAACAGGTTGCCGCACTCGCACCCTGACGGACCGCCTGACCGTCTGTCTTACTGTCTTACTTAACGGTCTCTGCTCCTCAGACGACAGAGACTACCTGAACGTGATTCCGCTGCCCCAAGGAG GAGAgacgccgtcgtcgtcgtcgtcgtcccaAAATGACGACGACGACAGTGACGACAGCGACGGCGAGGGGAAGTACGTCAATGAAGCCAGCGTGAGTACAGTTAAGTTCTGCAAGCTTTCCGTCCAGACGTCCCGTCAATCACACGCGGCGAGCATCAGCTGA
- the LOC133466414 gene encoding uncharacterized protein LOC133466414 isoform X17 — protein sequence MLSSFDVSADASLPLTASAAILACAVVLALICLRCRDDGSPVSIREASNTDEYVTSAHFRLVRQQQDFPESSTGDYLIVLPEGEAPGTDRSGASTPSSGEPHDYENVRERTQHSPTGCRTRTLTDRLTVCLTVLLNGLCSSDDRDYLNVIPLPQGGETPSSSSSSQNDDDDSDDSDGEGKYVNEASVSTVKFCKLSVQTSRQSHAASIS from the exons ATGTTGTCTTCCTTTGAC GTTTCCGCGGACGCGTCGCTTCCGCTGACGGCGTCGGCCGCCATTTTGGCGTGCGCCGTGGTCCTGGCGTTGATTTGCCTGCGCTGCAGGGACGACGGGTCACCCG TTTCCATCCGGGAAGCGAGCAACACCGACGAGTACGTCAC ATCCGCTCACTTCAGACTCGTCCGCCAAC AACAGGACTTCCCGGAATCCTCTACCGGGGATTACTT AATCGTGTTGCCAGAAGGCGAGGCTCCTGGGACCGATCGTAGCGGCGCGTCCACGCCGAGCTCAG GTGAACCCCACGACTACGAAAACGTCCGTGAGCGCACGCAGCACTCTCCAACAGGTTGCCGCACTCGCACCCTGACGGACCGCCTGACCGTCTGTCTTACTGTCTTACTTAACGGTCTCTGCTCCTCAGACGACAGAGACTACCTGAACGTGATTCCGCTGCCCCAAGGAG GAGAgacgccgtcgtcgtcgtcgtcgtcccaAAATGACGACGACGACAGTGACGACAGCGACGGCGAGGGGAAGTACGTCAATGAAGCCAGCGTGAGTACAGTTAAGTTCTGCAAGCTTTCCGTCCAGACGTCCCGTCAATCACACGCGGCGAGCATCAGCTGA
- the LOC133466414 gene encoding uncharacterized protein LOC133466414 isoform X16, whose translation MLSSFDVSADASLPLTASAAILACAVVLALICLRCRDDGSPGARDDVSIREASNTDESAHFRLVRQQQDFPESSTGDYLIVLPEGEAPGTDRSGASTPSSGEPHDYENVRERTQHSPTGCRTRTLTDRLTVCLTVLLNGLCSSDDRDYLNVIPLPQGGETPSSSSSSQNDDDDSDDSDGEGKYVNEASVSTVKFCKLSVQTSRQSHAASIS comes from the exons ATGTTGTCTTCCTTTGAC GTTTCCGCGGACGCGTCGCTTCCGCTGACGGCGTCGGCCGCCATTTTGGCGTGCGCCGTGGTCCTGGCGTTGATTTGCCTGCGCTGCAGGGACGACGGGTCACCCGGTGCGcgtgatgatg TTTCCATCCGGGAAGCGAGCAACACCGACGA ATCCGCTCACTTCAGACTCGTCCGCCAAC AACAGGACTTCCCGGAATCCTCTACCGGGGATTACTT AATCGTGTTGCCAGAAGGCGAGGCTCCTGGGACCGATCGTAGCGGCGCGTCCACGCCGAGCTCAG GTGAACCCCACGACTACGAAAACGTCCGTGAGCGCACGCAGCACTCTCCAACAGGTTGCCGCACTCGCACCCTGACGGACCGCCTGACCGTCTGTCTTACTGTCTTACTTAACGGTCTCTGCTCCTCAGACGACAGAGACTACCTGAACGTGATTCCGCTGCCCCAAGGAG GAGAgacgccgtcgtcgtcgtcgtcgtcccaAAATGACGACGACGACAGTGACGACAGCGACGGCGAGGGGAAGTACGTCAATGAAGCCAGCGTGAGTACAGTTAAGTTCTGCAAGCTTTCCGTCCAGACGTCCCGTCAATCACACGCGGCGAGCATCAGCTGA
- the LOC133466414 gene encoding uncharacterized protein LOC133466414 isoform X18 has product MLSSFDVSADASLPLTASAAILACAVVLALICLRCRDDGSPVSIREASNTDESAHFRLVRQQQDFPESSTGDYLIVLPEGEAPGTDRSGASTPSSGEPHDYENVRERTQHSPTGCRTRTLTDRLTVCLTVLLNGLCSSDDRDYLNVIPLPQGGETPSSSSSSQNDDDDSDDSDGEGKYVNEASVSTVKFCKLSVQTSRQSHAASIS; this is encoded by the exons ATGTTGTCTTCCTTTGAC GTTTCCGCGGACGCGTCGCTTCCGCTGACGGCGTCGGCCGCCATTTTGGCGTGCGCCGTGGTCCTGGCGTTGATTTGCCTGCGCTGCAGGGACGACGGGTCACCCG TTTCCATCCGGGAAGCGAGCAACACCGACGA ATCCGCTCACTTCAGACTCGTCCGCCAAC AACAGGACTTCCCGGAATCCTCTACCGGGGATTACTT AATCGTGTTGCCAGAAGGCGAGGCTCCTGGGACCGATCGTAGCGGCGCGTCCACGCCGAGCTCAG GTGAACCCCACGACTACGAAAACGTCCGTGAGCGCACGCAGCACTCTCCAACAGGTTGCCGCACTCGCACCCTGACGGACCGCCTGACCGTCTGTCTTACTGTCTTACTTAACGGTCTCTGCTCCTCAGACGACAGAGACTACCTGAACGTGATTCCGCTGCCCCAAGGAG GAGAgacgccgtcgtcgtcgtcgtcgtcccaAAATGACGACGACGACAGTGACGACAGCGACGGCGAGGGGAAGTACGTCAATGAAGCCAGCGTGAGTACAGTTAAGTTCTGCAAGCTTTCCGTCCAGACGTCCCGTCAATCACACGCGGCGAGCATCAGCTGA
- the LOC133466414 gene encoding uncharacterized protein LOC133466414 isoform X1 — translation MLSSFDVSADASLPLTASAAILACAVVLALICLRCRDDGSPGARDDGDDDATSCHLGVQLNCFFPCVPRHQFPSGKRATPTSTSHHATARLNSDLLSPFITASDRGSRRSRRSDLDPTESESNHSYQNSYDEQDFPESSTGDYLIVLPEGEAPGTDRSGASTPSSGEPHDYENVRERTQHSPTGCRTRTLTDRLTVCLTVLLNGLCSSDDRDYLNVIPLPQGGETPSSSSSSQNDDDDSDDSDGEGKYVNEASVSTVKFCKLSVQTSRQSHAASIS, via the exons ATGTTGTCTTCCTTTGAC GTTTCCGCGGACGCGTCGCTTCCGCTGACGGCGTCGGCCGCCATTTTGGCGTGCGCCGTGGTCCTGGCGTTGATTTGCCTGCGCTGCAGGGACGACGGGTCACCCGGTGCGcgtgatgatggtgatgatgatgccaCTTCCTGTCATCTGGGCGTCCAACTCAACTGTTTTTTCCCTTGTGTTCCCCGTCACCAGTTTCCATCCGGGAAGCGAGCAACACCGACGAGTACGTCAC ATCACGCTACAGCTCGCCTGAACTCTGACCTGCTGTCACCTTT CATTACTGCTTCGGATCGCGGCAGTCGGCGCAGCAGAAGATCCGACCTGGACCCCACAGAGAGCG AAAGTAACCATAGCTACCAGAACTCCTACGATG AACAGGACTTCCCGGAATCCTCTACCGGGGATTACTT AATCGTGTTGCCAGAAGGCGAGGCTCCTGGGACCGATCGTAGCGGCGCGTCCACGCCGAGCTCAG GTGAACCCCACGACTACGAAAACGTCCGTGAGCGCACGCAGCACTCTCCAACAGGTTGCCGCACTCGCACCCTGACGGACCGCCTGACCGTCTGTCTTACTGTCTTACTTAACGGTCTCTGCTCCTCAGACGACAGAGACTACCTGAACGTGATTCCGCTGCCCCAAGGAG GAGAgacgccgtcgtcgtcgtcgtcgtcccaAAATGACGACGACGACAGTGACGACAGCGACGGCGAGGGGAAGTACGTCAATGAAGCCAGCGTGAGTACAGTTAAGTTCTGCAAGCTTTCCGTCCAGACGTCCCGTCAATCACACGCGGCGAGCATCAGCTGA
- the LOC133466414 gene encoding uncharacterized protein LOC133466414 isoform X4 — MLSSFDVSADASLPLTASAAILACAVVLALICLRCRDDGSPGARDDGDDDATSCHLGVQLNCFFPCVPRHQFPSGKRATPTSTSHHATARLNSDLLSPFITASDRGSRRSRRSDLDPTESESNHSYQNSYDEQDFPESSTGDYLIVLPEGEAPGTDRSGASTPSSGEPHDYENVRERTQHSPTGCRTRTLTDRLTVCLTVLLNGLCSSDDRDYLNVIPLPQGGETPSSSSSSQNDDDDSDDSDGEGKYVNEASVMTSP; from the exons ATGTTGTCTTCCTTTGAC GTTTCCGCGGACGCGTCGCTTCCGCTGACGGCGTCGGCCGCCATTTTGGCGTGCGCCGTGGTCCTGGCGTTGATTTGCCTGCGCTGCAGGGACGACGGGTCACCCGGTGCGcgtgatgatggtgatgatgatgccaCTTCCTGTCATCTGGGCGTCCAACTCAACTGTTTTTTCCCTTGTGTTCCCCGTCACCAGTTTCCATCCGGGAAGCGAGCAACACCGACGAGTACGTCAC ATCACGCTACAGCTCGCCTGAACTCTGACCTGCTGTCACCTTT CATTACTGCTTCGGATCGCGGCAGTCGGCGCAGCAGAAGATCCGACCTGGACCCCACAGAGAGCG AAAGTAACCATAGCTACCAGAACTCCTACGATG AACAGGACTTCCCGGAATCCTCTACCGGGGATTACTT AATCGTGTTGCCAGAAGGCGAGGCTCCTGGGACCGATCGTAGCGGCGCGTCCACGCCGAGCTCAG GTGAACCCCACGACTACGAAAACGTCCGTGAGCGCACGCAGCACTCTCCAACAGGTTGCCGCACTCGCACCCTGACGGACCGCCTGACCGTCTGTCTTACTGTCTTACTTAACGGTCTCTGCTCCTCAGACGACAGAGACTACCTGAACGTGATTCCGCTGCCCCAAGGAG GAGAgacgccgtcgtcgtcgtcgtcgtcccaAAATGACGACGACGACAGTGACGACAGCGACGGCGAGGGGAAGTACGTCAATGAAGCCAGC GTGATGACATCGCCGTGA
- the LOC133466414 gene encoding uncharacterized protein LOC133466414 isoform X8, translating into MLSSFDVSADASLPLTASAAILACAVVLALICLRCRDDGSPGARDDVSIREASNTDESAHFRLVRQPLLLRIAAVGAAEDPTWTPQRAKVTIATRTPTMDFPESSTGDYLIVLPEGEAPGTDRSGASTPSSGEPHDYENVRERTQHSPTGCRTRTLTDRLTVCLTVLLNGLCSSDDRDYLNVIPLPQGGETPSSSSSSQNDDDDSDDSDGEGKYVNEASVSTVKFCKLSVQTSRQSHAASIS; encoded by the exons ATGTTGTCTTCCTTTGAC GTTTCCGCGGACGCGTCGCTTCCGCTGACGGCGTCGGCCGCCATTTTGGCGTGCGCCGTGGTCCTGGCGTTGATTTGCCTGCGCTGCAGGGACGACGGGTCACCCGGTGCGcgtgatgatg TTTCCATCCGGGAAGCGAGCAACACCGACGA ATCCGCTCACTTCAGACTCGTCCGCCAAC CATTACTGCTTCGGATCGCGGCAGTCGGCGCAGCAGAAGATCCGACCTGGACCCCACAGAGAGCG AAAGTAACCATAGCTACCAGAACTCCTACGATG GACTTCCCGGAATCCTCTACCGGGGATTACTT AATCGTGTTGCCAGAAGGCGAGGCTCCTGGGACCGATCGTAGCGGCGCGTCCACGCCGAGCTCAG GTGAACCCCACGACTACGAAAACGTCCGTGAGCGCACGCAGCACTCTCCAACAGGTTGCCGCACTCGCACCCTGACGGACCGCCTGACCGTCTGTCTTACTGTCTTACTTAACGGTCTCTGCTCCTCAGACGACAGAGACTACCTGAACGTGATTCCGCTGCCCCAAGGAG GAGAgacgccgtcgtcgtcgtcgtcgtcccaAAATGACGACGACGACAGTGACGACAGCGACGGCGAGGGGAAGTACGTCAATGAAGCCAGCGTGAGTACAGTTAAGTTCTGCAAGCTTTCCGTCCAGACGTCCCGTCAATCACACGCGGCGAGCATCAGCTGA
- the LOC133466414 gene encoding uncharacterized protein LOC133466414 isoform X10, with the protein MLSSFDVSADASLPLTASAAILACAVVLALICLRCRDDGSPVSIREASNTDESAHFRLVRQPLLLRIAAVGAAEDPTWTPQRAKVTIATRTPTMDFPESSTGDYLIVLPEGEAPGTDRSGASTPSSGEPHDYENVRERTQHSPTGCRTRTLTDRLTVCLTVLLNGLCSSDDRDYLNVIPLPQGGETPSSSSSSQNDDDDSDDSDGEGKYVNEASVSTVKFCKLSVQTSRQSHAASIS; encoded by the exons ATGTTGTCTTCCTTTGAC GTTTCCGCGGACGCGTCGCTTCCGCTGACGGCGTCGGCCGCCATTTTGGCGTGCGCCGTGGTCCTGGCGTTGATTTGCCTGCGCTGCAGGGACGACGGGTCACCCG TTTCCATCCGGGAAGCGAGCAACACCGACGA ATCCGCTCACTTCAGACTCGTCCGCCAAC CATTACTGCTTCGGATCGCGGCAGTCGGCGCAGCAGAAGATCCGACCTGGACCCCACAGAGAGCG AAAGTAACCATAGCTACCAGAACTCCTACGATG GACTTCCCGGAATCCTCTACCGGGGATTACTT AATCGTGTTGCCAGAAGGCGAGGCTCCTGGGACCGATCGTAGCGGCGCGTCCACGCCGAGCTCAG GTGAACCCCACGACTACGAAAACGTCCGTGAGCGCACGCAGCACTCTCCAACAGGTTGCCGCACTCGCACCCTGACGGACCGCCTGACCGTCTGTCTTACTGTCTTACTTAACGGTCTCTGCTCCTCAGACGACAGAGACTACCTGAACGTGATTCCGCTGCCCCAAGGAG GAGAgacgccgtcgtcgtcgtcgtcgtcccaAAATGACGACGACGACAGTGACGACAGCGACGGCGAGGGGAAGTACGTCAATGAAGCCAGCGTGAGTACAGTTAAGTTCTGCAAGCTTTCCGTCCAGACGTCCCGTCAATCACACGCGGCGAGCATCAGCTGA
- the LOC133466414 gene encoding uncharacterized protein LOC133466414 isoform X14 gives MLSSFDVSADASLPLTASAAILACAVVLALICLRCRDDGSPGARDDVSIREASNTDEYVTSAHFRLVRQQQDFPESSTGDYLIVLPEGEAPGTDRSGASTPSSGEPHDYENVRERTQHSPTGCRTRTLTDRLTVCLTVLLNGLCSSDDRDYLNVIPLPQGGETPSSSSSSQNDDDDSDDSDGEGKYVNEASVSTVKFCKLSVQTSRQSHAASIS, from the exons ATGTTGTCTTCCTTTGAC GTTTCCGCGGACGCGTCGCTTCCGCTGACGGCGTCGGCCGCCATTTTGGCGTGCGCCGTGGTCCTGGCGTTGATTTGCCTGCGCTGCAGGGACGACGGGTCACCCGGTGCGcgtgatgatg TTTCCATCCGGGAAGCGAGCAACACCGACGAGTACGTCAC ATCCGCTCACTTCAGACTCGTCCGCCAAC AACAGGACTTCCCGGAATCCTCTACCGGGGATTACTT AATCGTGTTGCCAGAAGGCGAGGCTCCTGGGACCGATCGTAGCGGCGCGTCCACGCCGAGCTCAG GTGAACCCCACGACTACGAAAACGTCCGTGAGCGCACGCAGCACTCTCCAACAGGTTGCCGCACTCGCACCCTGACGGACCGCCTGACCGTCTGTCTTACTGTCTTACTTAACGGTCTCTGCTCCTCAGACGACAGAGACTACCTGAACGTGATTCCGCTGCCCCAAGGAG GAGAgacgccgtcgtcgtcgtcgtcgtcccaAAATGACGACGACGACAGTGACGACAGCGACGGCGAGGGGAAGTACGTCAATGAAGCCAGCGTGAGTACAGTTAAGTTCTGCAAGCTTTCCGTCCAGACGTCCCGTCAATCACACGCGGCGAGCATCAGCTGA
- the LOC133466414 gene encoding uncharacterized protein LOC133466414 isoform X2 encodes MLSSFDVSADASLPLTASAAILACAVVLALICLRCRDDGSPGARDDGDDDATSCHLGVQLNCFFPCVPRHQFPSGKRATPTSTSHHATARLNSDLLSPFITASDRGSRRSRRSDLDPTESEQDFPESSTGDYLIVLPEGEAPGTDRSGASTPSSGEPHDYENVRERTQHSPTGCRTRTLTDRLTVCLTVLLNGLCSSDDRDYLNVIPLPQGGETPSSSSSSQNDDDDSDDSDGEGKYVNEASVSTVKFCKLSVQTSRQSHAASIS; translated from the exons ATGTTGTCTTCCTTTGAC GTTTCCGCGGACGCGTCGCTTCCGCTGACGGCGTCGGCCGCCATTTTGGCGTGCGCCGTGGTCCTGGCGTTGATTTGCCTGCGCTGCAGGGACGACGGGTCACCCGGTGCGcgtgatgatggtgatgatgatgccaCTTCCTGTCATCTGGGCGTCCAACTCAACTGTTTTTTCCCTTGTGTTCCCCGTCACCAGTTTCCATCCGGGAAGCGAGCAACACCGACGAGTACGTCAC ATCACGCTACAGCTCGCCTGAACTCTGACCTGCTGTCACCTTT CATTACTGCTTCGGATCGCGGCAGTCGGCGCAGCAGAAGATCCGACCTGGACCCCACAGAGAGCG AACAGGACTTCCCGGAATCCTCTACCGGGGATTACTT AATCGTGTTGCCAGAAGGCGAGGCTCCTGGGACCGATCGTAGCGGCGCGTCCACGCCGAGCTCAG GTGAACCCCACGACTACGAAAACGTCCGTGAGCGCACGCAGCACTCTCCAACAGGTTGCCGCACTCGCACCCTGACGGACCGCCTGACCGTCTGTCTTACTGTCTTACTTAACGGTCTCTGCTCCTCAGACGACAGAGACTACCTGAACGTGATTCCGCTGCCCCAAGGAG GAGAgacgccgtcgtcgtcgtcgtcgtcccaAAATGACGACGACGACAGTGACGACAGCGACGGCGAGGGGAAGTACGTCAATGAAGCCAGCGTGAGTACAGTTAAGTTCTGCAAGCTTTCCGTCCAGACGTCCCGTCAATCACACGCGGCGAGCATCAGCTGA